A genomic region of Bombus terrestris chromosome 12, iyBomTerr1.2, whole genome shotgun sequence contains the following coding sequences:
- the LOC100648066 gene encoding cytoplasmic dynein 1 intermediate chain isoform X10, protein MMSDRKAELERKKAKLQAIREEKERRRREKEQKDVEEATVRAAGTDKDHRKELDAMLSSLGVAPVSDVLSSLSSMNSLTPEQSANATPDASLQPSSINSAQSSARKKNRELTIVSVAHTNIPPKEPVVYTKQTQTIQTSHTSHDGLSASSSAYTIYSSCSTTTPTHSYSAGYFETDWWRPRKGGSAPNYLSHAFDYYVLTFDDGQAEDEENSLPHMDGFQSKLPPGILPHGLPQVKEVQPAVTQVEQEKEKEKPKEVQELSEEEKQMIILSEDFQRFLDRTSRIVERALGESVNIYSDYTGTMDGEDGMDEKSHQRLWLNRWFFCDRWSRNRCVTSMDWSPQFPELLAASYNNNDDTPNDPDGVCLVWNTKFKKTTPEFIFHCQSPVMSTTFARFHPNLILGGTYSGQIVLWDNRVQKRTPIQRTPLSASAHTHPVYCLNVVGAQNAHNLISISTDGKLCSWSLDMLSQPQETLELHTKQSKAIAATCLAFPHGDVNNFVVGSEEGTVYSACRHGTKAGVLDSYEGHQGPVTGISTHAVQGGIDFSHLFLTSSIDWTIKLWSLKESKPLYSFEHNGDYVYDVAWSPTHPALFAAVDDSGRLDLWNLNQDTEVPTASIVINGSPALNRVSWTPSGLHVTVGDDTGKIWVYDVAEHLAHPRIDEWNKFLYTQQELKHNKADEELHKLNLREPTSLTSMPPLLTTCPLR, encoded by the exons ATGATGTCTGACAGGAAAGCAGaacttgaaagaaaaaaagccaAACTTCAGGCtattagagaagaaaaggaaagacgtagaagagaaaaagaacagaaagat gTCGAGGAAGCTACGGTTCGTGCTGCAGGAACGGATAAAGATCATCGGAAAGAACTAGATGCTATGCTTTCATCCTTGGGTGTAGCACCAGTGTCag ATGTCTTATCCAGTTTATCTAGTATGAATTCTTTGACTCCGGAACAAAGTGCTAATGCTACTCCTGATGCTAGTTTACAGCCATCCAGTATAAATTCTGCTCAGag CAGTGCCAGGAAGAAGAATCGGGAACTAACGATTGTTTCTGTGGCACATACTAATATTCCTCCAAAAGAACCAGTTGTTTATACCAAACAAACACAAACTATTCAAACATCGCACACATCTCACGACG GACTGTCCGCATCTTCTTCTGCATACACCATCTACTCCTCCTGTTCAACAACAACACCAACTCACTCTTACTCCGCAGGCTACTTTGAGACTGACTGGTGGCGTCCCAGGAAAGGTGGGTCTGCACCAAACTACCTAT CTCATGCATTCGACTATTACG TTTTGACATTTGATGATGGCCAAGCCGAAGACGAAGAGAACAGTTTGCCGCATATGGATGGTTTCCAAAGCAAGCTTCCTCCTGGAATTCTTCCCCATGGTTTACCACAGGTTAAGGAAGTGCAGCCAGCGGTTACGCAAGTGGAgcaagaaaaggaaaaagaaaagcctAAAGAAG TACAAGAACTCAGCGAAGAAGAGAAACAAATGATTATATTATCTGAAGATTTTCAACGATTCCTTGATCGTACTAGTAGAATCGTGGAAAGGGCATTAGGAGAATCCGTTAATATTTATAGCGATTATACCGGTACCATGGATGGTGAAGATGGAAT GGACGAAAAGAGTCATCAGCGTTTGTGGTTAAATCGATGGTTCTTCTGCGATCGATGGTCTCGTAATCGTTGCGTGACCTCGATGGATTGGTCACCTCAGTTTCCGGAACTTCTTGCAGCCTCCTATAACAATAACGATGACACTCCGAATGATCCCGACGGGGTGTGTTTGGTCTGGAACACAAAGTTTAAGAAAACAACACCGGAATTTATTTTCCATTGTCAGTCTCCGGTTATGTCGACCACGTTTGCAAGATTTCATCCTAATTTAATCTTAGGAGGTACTTATTCCGGACAAATCGTTCTCTGGGACAATAGAGTACAAAAGAGAACTCCTATTCAACGTACTCCACTATCAGCAAGCGCACATACT CATCCTGTATATTGTCTAAACGTCGTTGGGGCACAAAACGCGCACAATTTGATCAGCATATCAACCGATGGCAAACTGTGCTCCTGGAGTTTAGACATGTTGTCACAACCGCAAGAGACATTGGAGCTTCACACTAAACAATCGAAAGCAATTGCCGCCACTTGTTTGGCGTTCCCCCATGGCGATGTTAATAATTTCGTTGTAGGCAGCGAAGAAGGAACTGTATATTCCG CTTGTCGTCATGGTACAAAAGCTGGTGTATTAGATTCTTACGAAGGTCATCAAGGACCAGTTACAGGAATTAGCACACATGCTGTACAAGGTGGAATAGATTTCTCACATCTATTCTTAACATCGTCCATCGATTGGACGATTAAGCTTTGGAGTCTTAAGGAGAGCAAACCTCTATATTCTTTCGAGCACAATGGCGATTATGTTTATGACGTTGCGTGGTCACCGACCCATCCAGCTCTGTTTGCCGCGGTAGATGATTCGGGACGATTAGATTTATGGAATCTGAATCAAGATACCGAAGTACCCACCGCTAGTATTGTGATCAATGGTTCTCCGGCTCTTAACAGAGTTTCATGGACACCGAGCGGTTTACACGTAACCGTTGGTGACGATACTGGAAAGATTTGGGTGTACGATGTTGCCGAG CATCTAGCACATCCAAGAATCGACGAGTGGAACAAATTCTTGTACACTCAGCAAGAGTTGAAACATAACAAAGCGGACGAAGAACTGCATAAACTTAATTTAAGAGAACCTACTTCGTTAACTTCCATGCCTCCGTTGCTAACGACATGTCCCCTCAGAtaa
- the LOC100648066 gene encoding cytoplasmic dynein 1 intermediate chain isoform X2 — translation MMSDRKAELERKKAKLQAIREEKERRRREKEQKDVEEATVRAAGTDKDHRKELDAMLSSLGVAPVSDVLSSLSSMNSLTPEQSANATPDASLQPSSINSAQSSARKKNRELTIVSVAHTNIPPKEPVVYTKQTQTIQTSHTSHDGLSASSSAYTIYSSCSTTTPTHSYSAGYFETDWWRPRKGGSAPNYLSHAFDYYDEYNLNPGLEWEDEFTVLTFDDGQAEDEENSLPHMDGFQSKLPPGILPHGLPQVKEVQPAVTQVEQEKEKEKPKEVQELSEEEKQMIILSEDFQRFLDRTSRIVERALGESVNIYSDYTGTMDGEDGMDEKSHQRLWLNRWFFCDRWSRNRCVTSMDWSPQFPELLAASYNNNDDTPNDPDGVCLVWNTKFKKTTPEFIFHCQSPVMSTTFARFHPNLILGGTYSGQIVLWDNRVQKRTPIQRTPLSASAHTHPVYCLNVVGAQNAHNLISISTDGKLCSWSLDMLSQPQETLELHTKQSKAIAATCLAFPHGDVNNFVVGSEEGTVYSACRHGTKAGVLDSYEGHQGPVTGISTHAVQGGIDFSHLFLTSSIDWTIKLWSLKESKPLYSFEHNGDYVYDVAWSPTHPALFAAVDDSGRLDLWNLNQDTEVPTASIVINGSPALNRVSWTPSGLHVTVGDDTGKIWVYDVAEHLAHPRIDEWNKFLYTQQELKHNKADEELHKLNLREPTSLTSMPPLLTTCPLR, via the exons ATGATGTCTGACAGGAAAGCAGaacttgaaagaaaaaaagccaAACTTCAGGCtattagagaagaaaaggaaagacgtagaagagaaaaagaacagaaagat gTCGAGGAAGCTACGGTTCGTGCTGCAGGAACGGATAAAGATCATCGGAAAGAACTAGATGCTATGCTTTCATCCTTGGGTGTAGCACCAGTGTCag ATGTCTTATCCAGTTTATCTAGTATGAATTCTTTGACTCCGGAACAAAGTGCTAATGCTACTCCTGATGCTAGTTTACAGCCATCCAGTATAAATTCTGCTCAGag CAGTGCCAGGAAGAAGAATCGGGAACTAACGATTGTTTCTGTGGCACATACTAATATTCCTCCAAAAGAACCAGTTGTTTATACCAAACAAACACAAACTATTCAAACATCGCACACATCTCACGACG GACTGTCCGCATCTTCTTCTGCATACACCATCTACTCCTCCTGTTCAACAACAACACCAACTCACTCTTACTCCGCAGGCTACTTTGAGACTGACTGGTGGCGTCCCAGGAAAGGTGGGTCTGCACCAAACTACCTAT CTCATGCATTCGACTATTACG ACGAGTACAATCTAAATCCTGGTTTAGAATGGGAGGACGAATTTACAG TTTTGACATTTGATGATGGCCAAGCCGAAGACGAAGAGAACAGTTTGCCGCATATGGATGGTTTCCAAAGCAAGCTTCCTCCTGGAATTCTTCCCCATGGTTTACCACAGGTTAAGGAAGTGCAGCCAGCGGTTACGCAAGTGGAgcaagaaaaggaaaaagaaaagcctAAAGAAG TACAAGAACTCAGCGAAGAAGAGAAACAAATGATTATATTATCTGAAGATTTTCAACGATTCCTTGATCGTACTAGTAGAATCGTGGAAAGGGCATTAGGAGAATCCGTTAATATTTATAGCGATTATACCGGTACCATGGATGGTGAAGATGGAAT GGACGAAAAGAGTCATCAGCGTTTGTGGTTAAATCGATGGTTCTTCTGCGATCGATGGTCTCGTAATCGTTGCGTGACCTCGATGGATTGGTCACCTCAGTTTCCGGAACTTCTTGCAGCCTCCTATAACAATAACGATGACACTCCGAATGATCCCGACGGGGTGTGTTTGGTCTGGAACACAAAGTTTAAGAAAACAACACCGGAATTTATTTTCCATTGTCAGTCTCCGGTTATGTCGACCACGTTTGCAAGATTTCATCCTAATTTAATCTTAGGAGGTACTTATTCCGGACAAATCGTTCTCTGGGACAATAGAGTACAAAAGAGAACTCCTATTCAACGTACTCCACTATCAGCAAGCGCACATACT CATCCTGTATATTGTCTAAACGTCGTTGGGGCACAAAACGCGCACAATTTGATCAGCATATCAACCGATGGCAAACTGTGCTCCTGGAGTTTAGACATGTTGTCACAACCGCAAGAGACATTGGAGCTTCACACTAAACAATCGAAAGCAATTGCCGCCACTTGTTTGGCGTTCCCCCATGGCGATGTTAATAATTTCGTTGTAGGCAGCGAAGAAGGAACTGTATATTCCG CTTGTCGTCATGGTACAAAAGCTGGTGTATTAGATTCTTACGAAGGTCATCAAGGACCAGTTACAGGAATTAGCACACATGCTGTACAAGGTGGAATAGATTTCTCACATCTATTCTTAACATCGTCCATCGATTGGACGATTAAGCTTTGGAGTCTTAAGGAGAGCAAACCTCTATATTCTTTCGAGCACAATGGCGATTATGTTTATGACGTTGCGTGGTCACCGACCCATCCAGCTCTGTTTGCCGCGGTAGATGATTCGGGACGATTAGATTTATGGAATCTGAATCAAGATACCGAAGTACCCACCGCTAGTATTGTGATCAATGGTTCTCCGGCTCTTAACAGAGTTTCATGGACACCGAGCGGTTTACACGTAACCGTTGGTGACGATACTGGAAAGATTTGGGTGTACGATGTTGCCGAG CATCTAGCACATCCAAGAATCGACGAGTGGAACAAATTCTTGTACACTCAGCAAGAGTTGAAACATAACAAAGCGGACGAAGAACTGCATAAACTTAATTTAAGAGAACCTACTTCGTTAACTTCCATGCCTCCGTTGCTAACGACATGTCCCCTCAGAtaa
- the LOC100648066 gene encoding cytoplasmic dynein 1 intermediate chain isoform X30 produces the protein MMSDRKAELERKKAKLQAIREEKERRRREKEQKDVEEATVRAAGTDKDHRKELDAMLSSLGVAPVSDVLSSLSSMNSLTPEQSANATPDASLQPSSINSAQSSSARKKNRELTIVSVAHTNIPPKEPVVYTKQTQTIQTSHTSHDVLTFDDGQAEDEENSLPHMDGFQSKLPPGILPHGLPQVKEVQPAVTQVEQEKEKEKPKEVQELSEEEKQMIILSEDFQRFLDRTSRIVERALGESVNIYSDYTGTMDGEDGMDEKSHQRLWLNRWFFCDRWSRNRCVTSMDWSPQFPELLAASYNNNDDTPNDPDGVCLVWNTKFKKTTPEFIFHCQSPVMSTTFARFHPNLILGGTYSGQIVLWDNRVQKRTPIQRTPLSASAHTHPVYCLNVVGAQNAHNLISISTDGKLCSWSLDMLSQPQETLELHTKQSKAIAATCLAFPHGDVNNFVVGSEEGTVYSACRHGTKAGVLDSYEGHQGPVTGISTHAVQGGIDFSHLFLTSSIDWTIKLWSLKESKPLYSFEHNGDYVYDVAWSPTHPALFAAVDDSGRLDLWNLNQDTEVPTASIVINGSPALNRVSWTPSGLHVTVGDDTGKIWVYDVAEHLAHPRIDEWNKFLYTQQELKHNKADEELHKLNLREPTSLTSMPPLLTTCPLR, from the exons ATGATGTCTGACAGGAAAGCAGaacttgaaagaaaaaaagccaAACTTCAGGCtattagagaagaaaaggaaagacgtagaagagaaaaagaacagaaagat gTCGAGGAAGCTACGGTTCGTGCTGCAGGAACGGATAAAGATCATCGGAAAGAACTAGATGCTATGCTTTCATCCTTGGGTGTAGCACCAGTGTCag ATGTCTTATCCAGTTTATCTAGTATGAATTCTTTGACTCCGGAACAAAGTGCTAATGCTACTCCTGATGCTAGTTTACAGCCATCCAGTATAAATTCTGCTCAGag CAGCAGTGCCAGGAAGAAGAATCGGGAACTAACGATTGTTTCTGTGGCACATACTAATATTCCTCCAAAAGAACCAGTTGTTTATACCAAACAAACACAAACTATTCAAACATCGCACACATCTCACGACG TTTTGACATTTGATGATGGCCAAGCCGAAGACGAAGAGAACAGTTTGCCGCATATGGATGGTTTCCAAAGCAAGCTTCCTCCTGGAATTCTTCCCCATGGTTTACCACAGGTTAAGGAAGTGCAGCCAGCGGTTACGCAAGTGGAgcaagaaaaggaaaaagaaaagcctAAAGAAG TACAAGAACTCAGCGAAGAAGAGAAACAAATGATTATATTATCTGAAGATTTTCAACGATTCCTTGATCGTACTAGTAGAATCGTGGAAAGGGCATTAGGAGAATCCGTTAATATTTATAGCGATTATACCGGTACCATGGATGGTGAAGATGGAAT GGACGAAAAGAGTCATCAGCGTTTGTGGTTAAATCGATGGTTCTTCTGCGATCGATGGTCTCGTAATCGTTGCGTGACCTCGATGGATTGGTCACCTCAGTTTCCGGAACTTCTTGCAGCCTCCTATAACAATAACGATGACACTCCGAATGATCCCGACGGGGTGTGTTTGGTCTGGAACACAAAGTTTAAGAAAACAACACCGGAATTTATTTTCCATTGTCAGTCTCCGGTTATGTCGACCACGTTTGCAAGATTTCATCCTAATTTAATCTTAGGAGGTACTTATTCCGGACAAATCGTTCTCTGGGACAATAGAGTACAAAAGAGAACTCCTATTCAACGTACTCCACTATCAGCAAGCGCACATACT CATCCTGTATATTGTCTAAACGTCGTTGGGGCACAAAACGCGCACAATTTGATCAGCATATCAACCGATGGCAAACTGTGCTCCTGGAGTTTAGACATGTTGTCACAACCGCAAGAGACATTGGAGCTTCACACTAAACAATCGAAAGCAATTGCCGCCACTTGTTTGGCGTTCCCCCATGGCGATGTTAATAATTTCGTTGTAGGCAGCGAAGAAGGAACTGTATATTCCG CTTGTCGTCATGGTACAAAAGCTGGTGTATTAGATTCTTACGAAGGTCATCAAGGACCAGTTACAGGAATTAGCACACATGCTGTACAAGGTGGAATAGATTTCTCACATCTATTCTTAACATCGTCCATCGATTGGACGATTAAGCTTTGGAGTCTTAAGGAGAGCAAACCTCTATATTCTTTCGAGCACAATGGCGATTATGTTTATGACGTTGCGTGGTCACCGACCCATCCAGCTCTGTTTGCCGCGGTAGATGATTCGGGACGATTAGATTTATGGAATCTGAATCAAGATACCGAAGTACCCACCGCTAGTATTGTGATCAATGGTTCTCCGGCTCTTAACAGAGTTTCATGGACACCGAGCGGTTTACACGTAACCGTTGGTGACGATACTGGAAAGATTTGGGTGTACGATGTTGCCGAG CATCTAGCACATCCAAGAATCGACGAGTGGAACAAATTCTTGTACACTCAGCAAGAGTTGAAACATAACAAAGCGGACGAAGAACTGCATAAACTTAATTTAAGAGAACCTACTTCGTTAACTTCCATGCCTCCGTTGCTAACGACATGTCCCCTCAGAtaa
- the LOC100648066 gene encoding cytoplasmic dynein 1 intermediate chain isoform X25 has translation MMSDRKAELERKKAKLQAIREEKERRRREKEQKDVEEATVRAAGTDKDHRKELDAMLSSLGVAPVSDVLSSLSSMNSLTPEQSANATPDASLQPSSINSAQSSSARKKNRELTIVSVAHTNIPPKEPVVYTKQTQTIQTSHTSHDGYFETDWWRPRKDEYNLNPGLEWEDEFTAEDEENSLPHMDGFQSKLPPGILPHGLPQVKEVQPAVTQVEQEKEKEKPKEVQELSEEEKQMIILSEDFQRFLDRTSRIVERALGESVNIYSDYTGTMDGEDGMDEKSHQRLWLNRWFFCDRWSRNRCVTSMDWSPQFPELLAASYNNNDDTPNDPDGVCLVWNTKFKKTTPEFIFHCQSPVMSTTFARFHPNLILGGTYSGQIVLWDNRVQKRTPIQRTPLSASAHTHPVYCLNVVGAQNAHNLISISTDGKLCSWSLDMLSQPQETLELHTKQSKAIAATCLAFPHGDVNNFVVGSEEGTVYSACRHGTKAGVLDSYEGHQGPVTGISTHAVQGGIDFSHLFLTSSIDWTIKLWSLKESKPLYSFEHNGDYVYDVAWSPTHPALFAAVDDSGRLDLWNLNQDTEVPTASIVINGSPALNRVSWTPSGLHVTVGDDTGKIWVYDVAEHLAHPRIDEWNKFLYTQQELKHNKADEELHKLNLREPTSLTSMPPLLTTCPLR, from the exons ATGATGTCTGACAGGAAAGCAGaacttgaaagaaaaaaagccaAACTTCAGGCtattagagaagaaaaggaaagacgtagaagagaaaaagaacagaaagat gTCGAGGAAGCTACGGTTCGTGCTGCAGGAACGGATAAAGATCATCGGAAAGAACTAGATGCTATGCTTTCATCCTTGGGTGTAGCACCAGTGTCag ATGTCTTATCCAGTTTATCTAGTATGAATTCTTTGACTCCGGAACAAAGTGCTAATGCTACTCCTGATGCTAGTTTACAGCCATCCAGTATAAATTCTGCTCAGag CAGCAGTGCCAGGAAGAAGAATCGGGAACTAACGATTGTTTCTGTGGCACATACTAATATTCCTCCAAAAGAACCAGTTGTTTATACCAAACAAACACAAACTATTCAAACATCGCACACATCTCACGACG GCTACTTTGAGACTGACTGGTGGCGTCCCAGGAAAG ACGAGTACAATCTAAATCCTGGTTTAGAATGGGAGGACGAATTTACAG CCGAAGACGAAGAGAACAGTTTGCCGCATATGGATGGTTTCCAAAGCAAGCTTCCTCCTGGAATTCTTCCCCATGGTTTACCACAGGTTAAGGAAGTGCAGCCAGCGGTTACGCAAGTGGAgcaagaaaaggaaaaagaaaagcctAAAGAAG TACAAGAACTCAGCGAAGAAGAGAAACAAATGATTATATTATCTGAAGATTTTCAACGATTCCTTGATCGTACTAGTAGAATCGTGGAAAGGGCATTAGGAGAATCCGTTAATATTTATAGCGATTATACCGGTACCATGGATGGTGAAGATGGAAT GGACGAAAAGAGTCATCAGCGTTTGTGGTTAAATCGATGGTTCTTCTGCGATCGATGGTCTCGTAATCGTTGCGTGACCTCGATGGATTGGTCACCTCAGTTTCCGGAACTTCTTGCAGCCTCCTATAACAATAACGATGACACTCCGAATGATCCCGACGGGGTGTGTTTGGTCTGGAACACAAAGTTTAAGAAAACAACACCGGAATTTATTTTCCATTGTCAGTCTCCGGTTATGTCGACCACGTTTGCAAGATTTCATCCTAATTTAATCTTAGGAGGTACTTATTCCGGACAAATCGTTCTCTGGGACAATAGAGTACAAAAGAGAACTCCTATTCAACGTACTCCACTATCAGCAAGCGCACATACT CATCCTGTATATTGTCTAAACGTCGTTGGGGCACAAAACGCGCACAATTTGATCAGCATATCAACCGATGGCAAACTGTGCTCCTGGAGTTTAGACATGTTGTCACAACCGCAAGAGACATTGGAGCTTCACACTAAACAATCGAAAGCAATTGCCGCCACTTGTTTGGCGTTCCCCCATGGCGATGTTAATAATTTCGTTGTAGGCAGCGAAGAAGGAACTGTATATTCCG CTTGTCGTCATGGTACAAAAGCTGGTGTATTAGATTCTTACGAAGGTCATCAAGGACCAGTTACAGGAATTAGCACACATGCTGTACAAGGTGGAATAGATTTCTCACATCTATTCTTAACATCGTCCATCGATTGGACGATTAAGCTTTGGAGTCTTAAGGAGAGCAAACCTCTATATTCTTTCGAGCACAATGGCGATTATGTTTATGACGTTGCGTGGTCACCGACCCATCCAGCTCTGTTTGCCGCGGTAGATGATTCGGGACGATTAGATTTATGGAATCTGAATCAAGATACCGAAGTACCCACCGCTAGTATTGTGATCAATGGTTCTCCGGCTCTTAACAGAGTTTCATGGACACCGAGCGGTTTACACGTAACCGTTGGTGACGATACTGGAAAGATTTGGGTGTACGATGTTGCCGAG CATCTAGCACATCCAAGAATCGACGAGTGGAACAAATTCTTGTACACTCAGCAAGAGTTGAAACATAACAAAGCGGACGAAGAACTGCATAAACTTAATTTAAGAGAACCTACTTCGTTAACTTCCATGCCTCCGTTGCTAACGACATGTCCCCTCAGAtaa
- the LOC100648066 gene encoding cytoplasmic dynein 1 intermediate chain isoform X20, producing MMSDRKAELERKKAKLQAIREEKERRRREKEQKDVEEATVRAAGTDKDHRKELDAMLSSLGVAPVSDVLSSLSSMNSLTPEQSANATPDASLQPSSINSAQSSSARKKNRELTIVSVAHTNIPPKEPVVYTKQTQTIQTSHTSHDGYFETDWWRPRKDEYNLNPGLEWEDEFTVLTFDDGQAEDEENSLPHMDGFQSKLPPGILPHGLPQVKEVQPAVTQVEQEKEKEKPKEVQELSEEEKQMIILSEDFQRFLDRTSRIVERALGESVNIYSDYTGTMDGEDGMDEKSHQRLWLNRWFFCDRWSRNRCVTSMDWSPQFPELLAASYNNNDDTPNDPDGVCLVWNTKFKKTTPEFIFHCQSPVMSTTFARFHPNLILGGTYSGQIVLWDNRVQKRTPIQRTPLSASAHTHPVYCLNVVGAQNAHNLISISTDGKLCSWSLDMLSQPQETLELHTKQSKAIAATCLAFPHGDVNNFVVGSEEGTVYSACRHGTKAGVLDSYEGHQGPVTGISTHAVQGGIDFSHLFLTSSIDWTIKLWSLKESKPLYSFEHNGDYVYDVAWSPTHPALFAAVDDSGRLDLWNLNQDTEVPTASIVINGSPALNRVSWTPSGLHVTVGDDTGKIWVYDVAEHLAHPRIDEWNKFLYTQQELKHNKADEELHKLNLREPTSLTSMPPLLTTCPLR from the exons ATGATGTCTGACAGGAAAGCAGaacttgaaagaaaaaaagccaAACTTCAGGCtattagagaagaaaaggaaagacgtagaagagaaaaagaacagaaagat gTCGAGGAAGCTACGGTTCGTGCTGCAGGAACGGATAAAGATCATCGGAAAGAACTAGATGCTATGCTTTCATCCTTGGGTGTAGCACCAGTGTCag ATGTCTTATCCAGTTTATCTAGTATGAATTCTTTGACTCCGGAACAAAGTGCTAATGCTACTCCTGATGCTAGTTTACAGCCATCCAGTATAAATTCTGCTCAGag CAGCAGTGCCAGGAAGAAGAATCGGGAACTAACGATTGTTTCTGTGGCACATACTAATATTCCTCCAAAAGAACCAGTTGTTTATACCAAACAAACACAAACTATTCAAACATCGCACACATCTCACGACG GCTACTTTGAGACTGACTGGTGGCGTCCCAGGAAAG ACGAGTACAATCTAAATCCTGGTTTAGAATGGGAGGACGAATTTACAG TTTTGACATTTGATGATGGCCAAGCCGAAGACGAAGAGAACAGTTTGCCGCATATGGATGGTTTCCAAAGCAAGCTTCCTCCTGGAATTCTTCCCCATGGTTTACCACAGGTTAAGGAAGTGCAGCCAGCGGTTACGCAAGTGGAgcaagaaaaggaaaaagaaaagcctAAAGAAG TACAAGAACTCAGCGAAGAAGAGAAACAAATGATTATATTATCTGAAGATTTTCAACGATTCCTTGATCGTACTAGTAGAATCGTGGAAAGGGCATTAGGAGAATCCGTTAATATTTATAGCGATTATACCGGTACCATGGATGGTGAAGATGGAAT GGACGAAAAGAGTCATCAGCGTTTGTGGTTAAATCGATGGTTCTTCTGCGATCGATGGTCTCGTAATCGTTGCGTGACCTCGATGGATTGGTCACCTCAGTTTCCGGAACTTCTTGCAGCCTCCTATAACAATAACGATGACACTCCGAATGATCCCGACGGGGTGTGTTTGGTCTGGAACACAAAGTTTAAGAAAACAACACCGGAATTTATTTTCCATTGTCAGTCTCCGGTTATGTCGACCACGTTTGCAAGATTTCATCCTAATTTAATCTTAGGAGGTACTTATTCCGGACAAATCGTTCTCTGGGACAATAGAGTACAAAAGAGAACTCCTATTCAACGTACTCCACTATCAGCAAGCGCACATACT CATCCTGTATATTGTCTAAACGTCGTTGGGGCACAAAACGCGCACAATTTGATCAGCATATCAACCGATGGCAAACTGTGCTCCTGGAGTTTAGACATGTTGTCACAACCGCAAGAGACATTGGAGCTTCACACTAAACAATCGAAAGCAATTGCCGCCACTTGTTTGGCGTTCCCCCATGGCGATGTTAATAATTTCGTTGTAGGCAGCGAAGAAGGAACTGTATATTCCG CTTGTCGTCATGGTACAAAAGCTGGTGTATTAGATTCTTACGAAGGTCATCAAGGACCAGTTACAGGAATTAGCACACATGCTGTACAAGGTGGAATAGATTTCTCACATCTATTCTTAACATCGTCCATCGATTGGACGATTAAGCTTTGGAGTCTTAAGGAGAGCAAACCTCTATATTCTTTCGAGCACAATGGCGATTATGTTTATGACGTTGCGTGGTCACCGACCCATCCAGCTCTGTTTGCCGCGGTAGATGATTCGGGACGATTAGATTTATGGAATCTGAATCAAGATACCGAAGTACCCACCGCTAGTATTGTGATCAATGGTTCTCCGGCTCTTAACAGAGTTTCATGGACACCGAGCGGTTTACACGTAACCGTTGGTGACGATACTGGAAAGATTTGGGTGTACGATGTTGCCGAG CATCTAGCACATCCAAGAATCGACGAGTGGAACAAATTCTTGTACACTCAGCAAGAGTTGAAACATAACAAAGCGGACGAAGAACTGCATAAACTTAATTTAAGAGAACCTACTTCGTTAACTTCCATGCCTCCGTTGCTAACGACATGTCCCCTCAGAtaa